Sequence from the Plasmodium gaboni strain SY75 chromosome Unknown, whole genome shotgun sequence genome:
atatatacttattttatatatataaaatattaaacatattaaatatatatatatatatatattatatatataatattatttatataatacttataaaaaatattatatttatagttTGTTTTTATTGTGACCCTTATGTCACTATTAATAGGGGAGCCTACATTTTCTTCTTTCGAACTTacaaattttatatatacgtaacacaacatatatataaatatatttataatataattaaatacatatatatttaaaaatatatgtattaattttttttttcttttattcttaaaaattaaattagGTTATCTAcaatttatttgtattaatgaatataaaaataaaaaatatattaaatatatatatatttatatatatatattatattacatatatataatattttaataatatcaaaataaaataatcctggaaaaatatacgacttatttataaatatataatatatatataaatatatatttatatatatatatatatataataatttcttctcatattaatttaaatttttgagggtcatatttttatattttaagaaaaaaaaaaaaaaaaataaagtaaaaaataaaataaaaaaatatatacatatttatatttttttatatgttttattttaagaattaaaagtttttataaattgacaaagaaaaaaaaaaaaaaaaaattcaaatgttaaatgtaaaatatttatttttatatatgttaataattTGAAAATTGAAAAGATAatcaattttttatatataaaatataaaatatattatatatatatatatatatataatatattgtatgtatttataattttttttttttgtaaatattaattttttttttttatttaaaatatatatatttttataaataaaaatgaaaagagGAAGAGCAGGaacattaaaaaataaaatgagGATTACATTATCCTTACCAGTTGGAGCCTTAATAAATTGTTGTGATAATAGTGGAGgaaaaaatttatatattatagcTGTGCAggtaaaaatatatatatatatatatatatatgtatatgtgtatatgtatatatttattatattttttattttatattccttgtgtatatataaatatataaagtcATATGATGATTACAATGATAGGactgaaaaaaaatttcatgttgataaatttaatagccgataatataaatatgctgattcctttatatatttaaaaaaaaaaaaattaacattAACATTAACATTAACATTAACATTAACCATTCACATAAGGGAATGtgtaaataattatatgtacatatatatatatatatatatatatatatatatatatatacatttatatttatatttatatattatttttattattgtgTAGGGTTTTGGGTCTTGTCTCAACAGATTACCAGCCGCCTCCTTAGGTGATATGGTTTTAGCAACAgtaaaaaaaggaaaaccagatttaagaaaaaaagtCTTGAATGCAATTATTTGTCGTCAATCTAAAGCTTGGAGAAGACATGAAggttattatattt
This genomic interval carries:
- a CDS encoding putative 60S ribosomal protein L23; this translates as MKRGRAGTLKNKMRITLSLPVGALINCCDNSGGKNLYIIAVQGFGSCLNRLPAASLGDMVLATVKKGKPDLRKKVLNAIICRQSKAWRRHEGYYIYFEDNAGVIVNPKGEMKGSAITGPVARECAELWPKLSSAASAIV